Proteins from a single region of Streptomyces sp. HUAS 15-9:
- a CDS encoding TetR/AcrR family transcriptional regulator: MESSSTTSGGRTRREATRQKLYEAAVTLIAEQGFSATTVDEIAERAGVAKGTVYYNFASKSVLFEELLRHGVGLLTASLREAAERTEREGGSKVDALDEMVRAGLVFIDRYPAFTQLYVAELWRTNRAWQSTLMVVRQEAVAVVEGVLREGVANGEFSEEIDIQLTAAALVGMVLVAALDWKSFQPERSLDDVHAALSRLLQGRVSGKG; the protein is encoded by the coding sequence ATGGAAAGCAGCAGCACCACGTCGGGCGGCCGCACGCGCCGCGAGGCCACCCGGCAGAAGCTCTACGAGGCGGCCGTCACGCTCATCGCCGAGCAGGGGTTCTCCGCCACCACCGTGGACGAGATCGCCGAGCGGGCCGGGGTCGCGAAGGGCACGGTCTACTACAACTTCGCGAGCAAGTCGGTCCTGTTCGAGGAGCTGCTGCGGCACGGCGTGGGCCTCCTCACCGCCTCCCTTCGGGAGGCGGCCGAACGGACCGAGCGCGAGGGCGGCAGCAAGGTCGACGCCCTGGACGAGATGGTCCGTGCCGGGCTCGTCTTCATCGACCGGTACCCGGCGTTCACCCAGCTGTACGTGGCCGAACTGTGGCGCACCAACCGGGCCTGGCAGTCCACCCTGATGGTGGTCCGGCAGGAGGCCGTCGCGGTCGTCGAGGGCGTGCTGCGCGAGGGCGTGGCGAACGGCGAGTTCAGCGAGGAGATCGACATCCAGCTGACGGCGGCCGCACTGGTCGGCATGGTGCTGGTGGCCGCGCTGGACTGGAAGTCGTTCCAGCCGGAGCGGTCCCTGGACGATGTCCACGCGGCCCTGTCCCGGCTGCTCCAGGGACGGGTGAGCGGAAAGGGCTGA
- a CDS encoding YhgE/Pip domain-containing protein, with translation MRSPRLAALELRRFGRGKLPRAALVALLVLPLLYGALYLWSFWDPYGRLDRIPVALVNDDKGATADGKKITAGDDIVDGLRDSKTFEWHEVGAAEARKGVENGTYYLSLTMPADFSRRVASSSGDSPETGALQVRTNDANNYIVGSISRTVFSEVRTAASTKTSRSFLDRIFISFSDIHGQTVKAANGADKLKGGIGKAEKGSKDLADGLTDAKSGSGKLSKGLKKLNTGAGDLENGSQRVSEGTQTLADNVNGVYDKVGPFLKDNEKTIGDTAQLVADSAKAVSHNLDVLVKAAPGAARTAHAASGALDEIYRTHCESTVLPDPICPDLKKAKEAAADVATVADDLNTLIADQDGDLKTLRTNLGTLQKQAQALADRSPHLSEDVDDAVKKINDLNEGAGKVAAGAKKLHTGLGTARTGAADLDEGVGKLKTGAEDLNGGMFKLVDGSGKLAGGLHDGAGRIPDYDKKDRDQRTEVMADPVQLASRDLHKAPNYGTGFAPYFIPLSLWVGAMVAYMLIQPLNRRALAAGSAAWRIALAGWLPVVAVGVLQTAALMAVLHWAIGLQMVRAAGTVGFLFLVAACFGAIVQWLNARFGAAGRILVLALLMLQLTSAGGTYPVQTSPDFFNAIHPFLPMSYVVSALRRLITGGGLGPVWQACAVLVAFTAGALALTALSARRSQVWTLDRLHPELSL, from the coding sequence ATGCGCTCGCCGAGGCTGGCCGCGCTTGAGCTGAGGCGTTTCGGCCGGGGGAAGCTGCCGCGTGCCGCCCTGGTCGCGCTCCTGGTCCTGCCGCTGCTGTACGGCGCCCTGTACCTGTGGTCCTTCTGGGACCCGTACGGCCGTCTGGACCGCATCCCCGTGGCGCTCGTCAACGACGACAAGGGGGCGACCGCCGACGGGAAGAAGATCACGGCGGGCGACGACATCGTCGACGGGCTGCGTGACAGCAAGACCTTCGAGTGGCACGAGGTCGGCGCGGCCGAGGCACGCAAGGGCGTCGAGAACGGCACGTACTACCTGTCGCTGACCATGCCGGCCGACTTCAGCCGGCGCGTCGCCTCCAGCTCGGGCGACTCTCCGGAGACGGGCGCCCTCCAGGTCCGGACGAACGACGCGAACAACTACATCGTCGGGTCGATATCCCGGACGGTCTTCAGCGAGGTGCGCACGGCCGCGTCCACCAAGACCTCCCGGTCCTTCCTGGACCGGATCTTCATCTCCTTCTCCGACATCCACGGGCAGACCGTGAAGGCCGCGAACGGCGCCGACAAGCTCAAGGGCGGCATCGGGAAGGCGGAGAAGGGCTCCAAGGACCTCGCGGACGGTCTGACGGACGCCAAGAGCGGCAGCGGCAAGCTGTCCAAGGGCCTGAAGAAGCTCAACACGGGCGCCGGCGACCTGGAGAACGGTTCGCAGCGGGTCTCCGAGGGCACGCAGACGCTCGCCGACAACGTCAACGGGGTCTACGACAAGGTCGGCCCGTTCCTCAAGGACAACGAGAAGACCATCGGTGACACCGCACAGCTGGTCGCCGACTCGGCCAAGGCGGTCAGCCACAACCTCGACGTCCTGGTGAAGGCGGCTCCGGGCGCCGCCAGGACCGCGCACGCGGCCTCCGGGGCGCTCGACGAGATCTACCGGACGCACTGCGAGTCGACGGTGCTGCCCGACCCGATCTGCCCCGATCTGAAGAAGGCCAAGGAGGCCGCGGCCGACGTGGCCACGGTGGCCGACGACCTCAACACGCTGATCGCCGACCAGGACGGCGACCTGAAGACGCTCCGCACCAACCTCGGCACGCTCCAGAAGCAGGCCCAGGCGCTGGCCGACCGCTCGCCGCACCTCTCCGAGGACGTCGACGACGCCGTCAAGAAGATCAACGACCTGAACGAGGGCGCGGGCAAGGTCGCCGCGGGCGCCAAGAAGCTGCACACCGGTCTCGGCACGGCCCGGACCGGCGCCGCCGACCTGGACGAGGGCGTCGGCAAGCTCAAGACGGGCGCCGAGGACCTCAACGGCGGCATGTTCAAGCTCGTCGACGGCTCGGGGAAGCTCGCCGGTGGACTGCACGACGGGGCCGGGCGGATCCCCGACTACGACAAGAAGGACCGCGACCAGCGCACCGAGGTGATGGCCGACCCGGTCCAGCTCGCCTCCAGGGACCTGCACAAGGCGCCCAACTACGGCACCGGGTTCGCCCCGTACTTCATCCCGCTGTCCCTGTGGGTGGGCGCGATGGTGGCGTACATGCTGATCCAGCCGCTCAACCGGCGAGCCCTCGCGGCCGGTTCCGCCGCCTGGCGGATCGCGCTGGCGGGCTGGCTGCCGGTGGTCGCGGTCGGCGTGCTGCAGACGGCGGCCCTGATGGCGGTGCTGCACTGGGCGATCGGTCTGCAGATGGTCCGGGCGGCCGGGACGGTGGGCTTCCTGTTCCTGGTGGCGGCGTGCTTCGGGGCGATCGTGCAGTGGCTGAACGCGCGCTTCGGGGCGGCGGGCCGGATCCTCGTGCTCGCCCTGCTGATGCTCCAGCTGACGTCGGCGGGCGGCACGTACCCCGTACAGACCAGCCCGGACTTCTTCAACGCGATCCACCCCTTCCTGCCGATGAGTTACGTGGTCTCGGCCCTCAGGAGGCTGATCACGGGCGGCGGCCTGGGCCCGGTGTGGCAGGCCTGCGCCGTTCTGGTCGCCTTCACGGCCGGCGCCCTGGCGCTGACCGCCCTGTCGGCCCGCCGCAGCCAGGTGTGGACCCTGGACCGACTGCACCCGGAGCTGAGCCTGTGA